In Siniperca chuatsi isolate FFG_IHB_CAS linkage group LG24, ASM2008510v1, whole genome shotgun sequence, the DNA window ttgtttcatGTCTACTTTGAACTTATTCGAGCAATGttgtaaaaaaagtttttttcagaaaaaaaaacttaacgCCACCAACGTTTCTGGgagaaaacagtttttaaaacaaGGTTTTGAGATTGTTCTTTGGCTTTCAGACCACAGATGTTACATTAAAAGCCACTACTTTACCGTCATTACAGTAAtccaatataaatatatactttatattcaCCTCTGCTGTCATTGTTACAGTAACTCAAGAGAGAAATACTTgtattataataacaatattggCTTGTTTATCAATAATTAATGTCATTAAAGTAACTCAGAACCAACATTACCACCATGGCAGTAATTAATGATTGATATATAGGTTTATTACAGTAAATCAAAAGTTTAATTGCAAGTGGTATCCGatttaattacattattttacttcatatattatttgatgtttttattagaGCTGCAGATATTAGAGAGAAAATGCCagattataatatttataactgTTGGTGTCGGTTTATAGCATTTATTTACTTACCACTCTGCTCAAACATCTCCgaacatgaaaataaaacctgCACTGACGCTTTTATTTTGCCAGCAGTTTAGCTTCCTGTCTGTTGCCTGAAACACAGCGTGTCACATGACCACCACGCCTTCTTAAAAAGGGCCAGTCGCAGCTTATCACGCATCATGTGCTCGAGGGAAACAACAATCTCTCGTTGAAGCGGCTTTTCCTGGTATTTTCTGTTGTGCGGTGATGTTATCAGCTCGCACAGGATGTTCTCTTGTTGAACGCACTCAGTTTCAAacgtttttaattgttttacttGTCGGCTTCACAGTCAAAACATGGCGTCAATTTGAAGCTAAAGTATTGAACTAGTTTTCACTTGTTTGTTCTGTGAGGCGTCAGTGTTTCCTCAGGGCGGACATCTCAAACAAACTCTTACAGTTCCCTGTTGATCTACAGTTGACTATCcactttactttcatttttattatattaactcTTTCTTCAAGTCACATCTTTTGTgattttttaataacttttacttaatttttaCGTAATTTTACTTCTTGCAATGTGACCAActgattatttatattaataatatcgATCATTTGGGAAATAAAGCTTTTTCTGCTGCTGCGGTCTTCTGTAAATATTCCCTAACATCAAACTACAGAAGCATCATTGTTTTCATGTTAGTTGGATTTTTTCCTACTTAAGCGCTGGTAATTTCTgaacaaaataatgattaatgttTCCTCATAAAACTTGTgcaaacactttattttacaggtcccaTGGTTTCCTATAATTTCACATAAATTTCATAGGAAGGTTCCTGGAAGTTGCCATAATTTGGTGccagttaaagaaaaaaatagacatgTAACActtaaaatattacagtattaatGGATATTTTTCACTCCTATTAATATTCTTTGGGGGATAATCACACCTtaagttttggaactacagctcccataatgctttgggggatgtaaacaggaagtataatgctGCCATGTAGACTACAACTTGAGCCCTGTTTCATTAGCctgtatttgtttgcattttggcACATTGGCACTATaaaaagtatgccgaattagctattagcagttcctgtttgcagtgtacccattaaatgtacagacaactatcactggattactttgatactgaagaaaactttaAAACCTGATGATTGTCAGGCCAGTTCTGGAGTTACAAggaagtcacactgaatctaaaaacgTGCGTATCGCGTccgtgtgttcagatttgactgagttatgactctgaggaGGAGTGCGGCAATGGATGCAAATTATCAGTGTGTTTAAAGTGACTTTCAGCTGCACTGTTTGACTTAATTAACATGCGTCCTGTACAAGCACAAAGGTCAAATGAGTGTTTTCTAAGCTTCCTCCGTGTGTACAAACTCAGCGTCTGAACTGCAGCTCCAGCCGCCTCCCACTAACCAGCAGACCCTGCTTCACTGCAGTTACCGAACCAGGCTGTCAGAGGCAGTCTGATAAGCGACAGCCAGGTTCCTGTCCTGTCCCATGGGTCCCAGCTTCCCACAATCCCCGcctgcagacagagaaaagagtgCACGTTACCCTGAAGGACCTCCATCGGCAGCACGATCCAGGCGTTTTCCAGGTAGGAGATGTACAGGTAGCGAGCTGTGTTGCAGGCCAGACCGATGTACAGCACCCTGAGAGGGAAAAGATGGAGGACAGGGTgtaaatatataacattttggGACTTTATGTGGAATTAACTACTGCAGGTGGTACTCTGGGCGACGTtagactaatgttgtaatactgagggacagtcaagagaaactgtgtgaatgttaaGGCTCTTTTGAAGCCAACGAGTAGTTTGTTGCTTATGTTTTGGGGAACTTATTAACGTTACTGCAGCAGCTAGCCAGAGCATCTCTGAGCTAGCGTTTgcgttgttgttgttatacGGAAGCCCGCTCTGCCGGTATGCGTGTTGCTGCCTTGTGTAAATCTACTTGATAGACCTGAAGGTAACGATATAGCTAcgtgtgaaaaataaatggtcAAGCTGCAGGAATTAATTTGCCTGGCAATGTTGAGTAACTTCGATTAGCACCCTGCAGCTAGCTTGCTCAGACCATAAAGCTGTAACGTTAGCGGCCCGCTGGGCGGTGAGGCCGAGGCTGATACGGATTTGGTTTAGAAGTGGTTATTGAGCCGATATGAACACTAGACTCGGTTAGCTTGTTATACAGAAAACCGCTGGGTGAGCGTGAGAAGCTCACGCgcaatgcatcctggtacatGTAGGCCGGCAGTGCCGCTGAGGAGAACTCTCGATATATAGCATGCACTGAGGAATTGTTTCAACGGACTACATTTACCATCCACATTAGAGGTGCCGGATTTTccatttaagtacaattttgaatgcagtaccTTTATTTGAGTACTTCTACACTGTGGTACAACTACTTTTACTAAaagatctgagtgcttcttccactaCAGGTGTTTAGGGGTCGTTTCCAATATTCGAGTATGTTCACGCTCCTAAAGAACTGAagcattctgacattttctgttatttggTGAACGTCTTTGCTCTCACCAGGACAAACAAGCTGAACTGAACACGACACACCCTCAAAATGTTCACTTGTTCATCAGGATCACCTCAGCGTTTGTTCATCCAAATTCGGTTTGCtgagcgcgcgcacacacacacacacacacacacacacagaaagacagatgacGCATGGTTGAGTGACAGCTGAGGATCTCTCGCTAAAAACACGAATCATTTAAAATCCACAGCAGGTTATTTACTAATGTGAGCCTCTTTTTAGATTCTCCCTGACGATTAAGGGATTCAAACCGGCGATCATTTAGTCACTCAGCTCCCGTTAGCTGTTAGCCATGTTTCCcactgatgataataataataagagctGCTAACCACAAGATAAAGCTGTTAGCTTGTGGCTATATAAGTCCAAAAAAGGaatgctaacaatgctaacGCTTGACATACTGGAGGTAAGGTTATCAGGTAACACTGATTTATTACGGTGATGCATTTACACTCAGtcgcagtctaatacaacagtcctgccaCAATGTTATCCGATTTATATGAGgttagactaaatattagaattTAGTAGTCTGCCCTTTATTTTCTGGAATAATTGATCGTTTGtgagaaaattgtgaaaaatatctgTCACACATCCATAAAGTCCAAgttaaaaatcacttttttgtttgataaacaGTCTTAAACcccccaaaaatattcaatttaatatcacaaaagacagagaaaaccattacaaatcagaagctgaaacaaatgaaatcaacgattgtttttttttttaaaatatagttGCTGATTAGTTTAATCGTTTGTCCAGCAGAGGAGCTATGAGCGAGGATGCGCAGGTGAATCCTTTGCAGAAGTCTTTTCGGCACACGTGACGTATAAAGGAGGCGTAACGACGGACAGATGTTGCAGTTGTGCCACACGTCGTATTTAACTGACGTCGCATGTCAGGTGGGAGGGGCTAAGTagcgaggagaggaggcgaggacgTACAAACTGAGAAAGCCAACAGGAAGTGCCACggactgcagttcctcgaatggccacttgaggctggctccaaaagcgagtcagtcCCCACAGAGCCGCACGTtaaaactttacagcagaaataaacgtTTAGAAAaaggttttggtctctgtagctaatttcccccattcatgacaactgtgagggggggcttaatttttaaataactcacccgtttaaattataataaggcttaaagttatgcataactaaggacgtggccgctttgagtgacaggtggctCGCCGTATGCAGTCTACGGGCAAAACCAACGacgtgttagtccgtctctcaatactgtTTGACTTCCtcaaaggctcagtaatttcctaaaacagctgctcactctagtttttaatcaaacaaatgcatttgttagggactattttcagcggtggaTTAAGTGTAACCTTGCTGAAAGCAGTGAGGCGGCAGCTGAGGATCTTTCCACCGCTAACAGTTAGTTTAACGCAGCCTCTGACGACAGGGTCAACACGGGACACCTGCAGCCGGAGTGACTCATTAACATCCTCTCAGCTGTACGACGACAGATCAGACGCCGCAGACTTTccagtaaaacaggaagtgtgttttCAGCCGAGTGtcacattctcacacactgaGGACGCTGAACAACACGAAGAAAACACACTTAGTTGGATTAGTGAGATTAACCTGCAGTAATACATGTCTATACCACGTTATGTCTCCGTTTTACCTTCAGTcagtttgacttttattttgttttatttgtacgTTTGTAAGTTGAGATGGATAAGTTTGTATTACAATATCAGAATAGATTGTAATAAagtaaatttaattgaaaacatttacatttacaaacattttatagataaaatactTAGGTAGCAATGTCCATTATTAGCTAATCCAGTGAATTTAACGCTTTACAAATCGAGGTACCTCATTGTTAAATAATGATCTATTAAAAagctctttattttcctttatttaagAATATGCTAAATAAGATAAAGTTATTAAACTGagactaaaataataataagtattgttttaatgtttttcacaaaTTCTGTGTTTAAAAGGATTATTTCGAcattttgctgagagttagatgaaaagattgatacgaCTCGCGTCTGTACGGTAAATGACTCGTCAGATATATTACACAGTAAgaatgaagctgcagccagttagcttagcttagcataaagactggaaacagggggaaacagctagcctggctcggtccaaaggtaacaaaatccacctgccagttccttttaacattaacatgttgtatcttgtttgttttaatctatACTGAAGTGAAATAAACGGTGGTGTGAAAACGGAAAATTgaggttatgtgccggactatttcttgtaGCTTCGTCAAACTCTTGTTAAAAAAGCGTATTTCACACAAGCAACTGTACAAgaactaaaaactaaaagaaaacacaatgtgaaatgagcaaaattatgatttaaaatcaggaaatgtgtgagaaaattattaaaaattattaaaaatgataaaccACAAGTGGCTGCAGGATAAAtgtgaggggtcgtgagataaTTACCAGGAtagaaaccagaaaaaaaacttgTCTGCTACACAAGTTCtggttatttttttcagattttcctctattttatctctaaaaataaaataaaaacaaaaaataaatatgctgAAGCGTGATCACAAGTAGACTTTGGAGATTCAATATCCAGCCCtgataaaaattaataataacaaacagcagcagtttcttTAAAATAGTCACACACAGGCAGGTGTATGTcgtttaattaattttaaaatccttttaaaGACACTCCTCTCCCTTCGACGTCGCCTCCTGTTGACTCAGGAGTTGTTTCAAACAGCAGAGACGCCGTGTGCTTCCTGTGCAGGTAACCGAGCTGCAGCCTGGAGGCCTCGCAGCTGAAATGTCACACCACGCTCTCAAATGTCCCCGCTGCCTGCGGAGGCCCGGCCCCCGAATCTACGCCGACAAGGGACGCAACCAATGACAGCGCTGCCTCTAACGTTCACTCTCCGCACGGCAGAGTGGAGGACGGAGTCGACGGCTCAGTTTGAAGCACTTCCTGCTAAAAGATGCTTTAAGTAGTTCATTTTCAGGCTGGAACTCTAGCTGCTGGCTATTTAAAACAGGAATAACCAAAAACATCTTAGTTtctcattaaaatatttattttatactggTAAACTATTTCCCTGCAGTTAGCAGGATATTTCAAGGACTAATTTTCCTAATTAAATTAGttgaaaagatgtgtttttcGTCAGGATCAAGATCCAGGAGTTTTGCAGCATTTGTGCATGTTTAAACATAACTTCTCATGAACTGCAgcacttaaatgattaaaaacaatctGCTACATGTGTATTTAAATGCAGATTAATAATGTGCACGTTCTATAATGACATTTAGATGATTTTAAAAGAGTTTAAAATGTCCTTGTTCGCTGAGAAATATAGAAAAATTAGTCTGTATGCTGCATTGCAGTTGATCAATAGCACCAACCGGTAATGAAGCCGAATGCgcttttatttataaaaatcaacagaaaatgattaaataacaATTTTGAGAATCAATTCTGTGATTCCAGCTTCTcgaatgtgatgatttgctgcttttctctgttttatatgattgtgaactgaatatttttgggttttggacgaAACGAGGGATTTaaaagacgtcactttgggctctgggaactcgctcttcacttttttttaatgacattttatggaTCAAACACTTAACAGATAATCTGCCAGTCTGCATCTTATTTTCATATAATCCCGTGTCTGACCTGACGTGTCCGACCAGCTCGATGAACTTGTGGCTGGTGAAGTAGGTGCCGAGCTCCGAGACGTGGCTGAGGATGGAGCAGACCCCGAACAGGGTGGTGGTCCCCTTCAGGTCCTCTAAGTGCCAGTACAGGAAGGTGAAGACGAAGCCGTAGCCGAAGCCCATGAACCAGGCGACGAAGAGGACGGAGCTGTAGCGCACGCTGCAGAGGAGCTTTAGCAGATCGCTGTAGCTGAACTCCTGAGCGGCGTCGGGGCCGATGGGAGTCTGGTCCGAGGACTCGGGTAACGGTCTCGGGCCctccgccaccgccaccgccgacACCCCCTCTGGAAGCTCATGCCGGTAGTCGCCACCTTTTTCGAAGTAAAACTGAGTGGCAACAATGAACGCCACGCCCATCAGCACGCCAAACACAATGAAGGCGATCTGGTAGTTGTGGAGGCGGAAGTCGGGCATGGTGCAGCCCACGCCGTCGATCTTGGcgttgatgtgtgtgtggtcgATCCAGATTCCCACCAGCAGCATGGCCAGACCCCAGCCCAGCGAGCCCCACATCCTCTGCAGGCCGTAACGGTCGCGAGCTTTACCGAGGTACTGCAGGGTGACGGTGTCCACGATAGTGACGGCGGGAGCGCTGAAGAACTCGCCCACGATGATGACGAGCAAGATGAGCAGGAAGATGGACTCCACCTGGTCCTTGTTGTAGATGATCTGGTACTCCTTTGGTTTGGTAGGAGTAGAGGAGGCAGTGGTCGTGGCGGGGAGGGTGGTGTTGGCCGGCTTGAAGGGAGCTGAAGTTGTGTTGGCGTCTACGCTTCGCTCTCGCCTGTGGAGCACGCTGACATAGGAGTCCAGGTCTAGAAGGCTCCGGCGGCTCCTGGTGTGGTTGGTGGAGTTGCTCGGCTGCCAGACGGTACTGCGCGGGAGAGTCGTTATCACAGGCGGCGCCGCCGCCGTCGGAGGTGCGGCGCCTTTTTCCTCACACTTCATCTCAGCTGGTTTGACGAAGCCGATGCCGCAGTTGAACACCAACCAGCACaggacagaaaacagcagcagggcCTTCCCTTTCTTGAAGCGGTCCGCCACCACGCCCCAGAAGGGGGCGCTGCAGAACTCGATGAAGTAGCGGATGCCGACGAGCAGCCCGCTGCGGCTGGCCGACATGCCGAGCTGCTTGTAGTACACGGCCAGCAGGGGGTGCAGCGAGCCGTAGGCGGcgtagaagaagaagtagaagacTTTGGAGACGAGGAGGTGGCCGTTGACGCGGAGGCACATCCTCTCGCAGCAGTCTATGGAGTCCGGGTTCGAGGCCGACGGCTCCTCCGGCGGCGAGCCCGAGGAGGGGGCCGCCTGCCGCTCCATCGACAGGGTGTTGAACGGCTCAGCCAACACATACttcctcttctgctcctcctcgtCGTCCGTCAGGATGGCGACCTTGTCGTCAGCTGGCATATCTGGAAGATAAGGAAATGAGGGTGAGAGCGGCTGCTGCGACGTTCAACAAACAAATGATGTTGAATTTATTCGGCCAGCTGGCAGCCGCGTCTGCTCTGCCATGTTTGGCAGGAAACCAAACACAACCGCCTTAAAAATAACTCACTGGAGTCTACTTGTTAGTCTAGTCCAGCTTTGACAAGTATAGTGGCTTTTGAGCTAGACCTGGTCCGATGTGGTCTGGATGGgcaaaaagcagtgaaatcgccttttttgttgttcaaatatataaaataaaaagctttcACGAATCTGAAGCGGTCTCTGGAGTCTACTTGTTAGTCTAGTCCAGCTTTGACAAGTCTAAGTATAGTGGCTTTTGAGCTAGACCTGGTCCGATGTGGTCTGGatgaaaaacaaagcagtgagTGTGACCCCCTTCAGGGTCTTTGGAGGTCCTAGACCCAGTACTATGCCATGAGGACAGTGAAACGGATCATTAAAGCGTTAGTGATCTATACATCAGTGAAATTACATCCGGTCAGATGAGCCTCCCACGACCGCTGGAGGGGCCTCGGACCCCAGTTTGACACCCGCCTGTCCGTCACTGACGGTCCATGCGGAAGTAATTGGTATCTTGAACAAAGCCACTGTTTGTTTTAGCCGCAAAACAAACCAAATTCAATACATTTCTAGAAAGGAAAATTAAGTAAATGAGCTAAAATGGCGTTAGTAATTTCGAAAAAACAACGTAACCCGGTTAAACGGGCAGGAAATTACTCTGACGCGTTAGCTTCTGTCATTTAaacctcatttaaaaaaaaaagactaaacgTAAAATAAAACACGGAATTTAAAGACAAATTAACTGTATTACCTGCTCAGGTCACCACTCCCATTAAACTATGACTGCGCAGTTTCTGTTGAATTTCTCTCTCGTCGGTCggacattttttttcacacaaaaccGGTCATAATCATTGCTTTAAACATGCGGGTAATGTTTAAATTTAGCGCAGcgtgttcatgtttttattttaatgtgaatttaAAGTGTTTCCCCGGCTCCTCTCGCTCTGTATTGGGAACAACAGCAGCTCGTGAAGACGGAGCTCCCACCTGTCCCGAGACTCAACCGTCAAGTCCGCCATGATGTTACGGCTTCCGGTCGACGcttccaaaataaaagccagtGTTGTTTTATACtatgtaatattattattattattattattattattaaagggaTGTTTATCGAATTGGAAACTCATTTTTAACCCAACGCGATGGGATGATTTGTCAAGTGGCTCTACAATACAATATAATGAAATCagcttttgtttaaaaataatactCAACCCCTAATATTTCACTTAACATTAtaatattgctttttttgtgctgcacacactCTTTACTGTTAATTGTATGACTTAGAAAAAAGGTTGTATTTCCTGTACATAGCAATAGATGCCCTTAAAGCACTTCTGTACATTGAgcattttgaccattttcaactattttgataattaattattaatttaaataatcttttaagcaaaaatgcaaaaacactcACTTgttccagcatctcaaatgtaagattttctttgtcttatgatagtaaattgattTGGGCCGTATAAAAATAGAAATCTAATTACCACAACAggcatttgtcactattttcagaccttttatagaccaaatgatgaataaaataatcctacaattaattgataataaaaatagttaTTACAGCCCTACATTCAGTACTTATTAGTACATTTTCACCTGTATTTTTTATGCCTGTTGGTAGGTGTTGTTTATTTGTACGGACAGTCAAATTCCTTGCATGTGTCAACATACTTTGCCAATAAATTCAATTCTGACACAAATGTTacgcttttattttgtcaacatCCGGTTTGCCTGCAGTGCTAAATTCAGGGAGCAGAGCGACTAAATGAAGCTCTCCAGTGTCTCAATTAAAGGGGAAACTTCCAttaatcacataaaaacatcaatatatttttaagtgaCAAGGTACAGACTGCAGGACTCTGGTATTAGTTCCTACGGAAACAACagagtataaaaataaaacattaaatcgCAATAAAGAACATTAAACTCACCATTGAGCAGCATTTATATACCATTTAGTGCCCTAGACATACTGTCACTTACTTCAACAGCAGTTTATAGCAATATTAAGCTGATTTTCACTTGTAAACACATTTGAGTGagaaatgcattattttaacCTCTTAAAGTCTTGATTTACCCTCAAATTTCCCTTTAAGTTTCTTTAATTTTAGGGGTAAAAAAGCTTTTTCCACAATATATTCTGCATCAGCTTGTTTAAACTCTACACTGTGTAAAACGCTCAAACCCAGAGTGCCACGTTTTTATCTCAACGTGgcatttttagtcattttggAAACTTTGGCTCTCTTATATTATATAGAAGAGGCTAAACTAACATGTTAGAGGTGTTAGAAACTCTGCCATTATCGTCTTTTTCCAAGGCAGAGGTCACATTTTGTTATAAAAAACGATCAAAAGAGATGTAAAGTAGAATAATTAATGCTGATTTGAACATGGGCGGAGTGTCAGATGGGTGGAGTTTGCAAAAAGCAGGACAATGGGAGTTCCTGTAAAGCGTCATAAAGTGAAACTACCAGGAAACAACAAATGTCCTACAATGATTTTCAGTGCATTAAATCTGTTTTACCTGCAGGGGGCACTGTAGACTTCTATTTTATTGACACAgctgatgtttcctgtttttctgtgttgttttttttttattggaaaatatgaaaatgtgggCAAAAGTTTGTCTTAAATGAGACATGAGACACAATTAAATGTCACAAACATCCCATTTAATGTTTTCCGAACCTGGAGTCACATCAGGAACATTAACCACTGCTGTAATCGCACCACATCTGTTCACAAAAAAAGCTATATTCACCATTCAAACATTTaagatgagaaaataaagctttttttaaattaatataccAGTTAAGTTTTGGGGGGGAAACTCCATAAATATACTGCATTTCACGAAGTGTTTTTATTCTGATAATTCCCTGTACGCTGCTGGTTTAAAAGAAAGCTTTTTTGGTGTGAAGCAGATGGGAAATCCTTCGACAAAATGAACCGCAGAATCTGAAATCTCTTTCCAGGCGTGCAGATGTTGCTGTCGGAGTTAAGCAACGACGCTGAGGCAACAGCTGCCTGAAAGTCAAAAAGCTGTATTTTAATCTTTAAAGTCCGTAAAGAAACGACAGAAAGAAATAAGACTGTGAAATAtttcagagacagaagaaagaaagacgTGCTTCAGTAGTCCGACTCATCCGACAGCTCTCCCTGCTGCGTCCAGTGcttccccttcttcttcttcttcctcttcctctcgcCCATCAGCATGGCGGCCAGCACGGTTATCACCACGGTGACGGTGATGATGAGCACGGTGACCGTCTCGGCGAGGCACAGCCCCGTGTCCACTTTCATCAGCCGGTAGTTCTCGAGGACCGGCGGCGCCTTGCAGGTCAGGTTGTAGTAGTCGTCCAGGAAGAGCCTCTGGATGCTCCGCAGCTTCAGGAAAACTCTCTGCAGGTCGCAGTCGCAGTTCCAGGGGTTCCCCTGCAGCAGGATGTGGGTGCTGTAGGTGTGGATGCCGAGGAACGTCTTGAAGTAGACGGTGGACAGCTGGTTGTTGGCCAGGTTGAGTAACGTCATGCTGGTGAGCGGCTTGAAGACGCCCACCTCCGTGTCGTTGATCTGGTTTCCGGCCAGGTTGAGGACCTCCAGGGAGCGCAGCATGGAGAAGATCCCGCTCTTCAGGGACGTGAGCCGGTTGTCCTCCAGGTGGAGCTGCCGCAGGGTGCTCATGGAGGAGAACGACCTCACCTGGATGGTGTGGATGCTGTTGCTGGTCAGGTTTAACCTCTGGAGGCCGTCCAGGTGCAGGAAGGTCTGGCTGTCCAGCCTCGTCAGGCGGTTGTGGGCGAGCTGCAGCTCCCGCAGGAAGGCCAGGCCGACGGAGAAACCTTCAGTCAGGGTGGAGATCCGGTTCCAGCTCAAGTCCAGTTTCTGCAGGAACTCCAGCTGAGAGAAGCCGCCGTCCTCCACCACGCTGATGTTGTtgttctgcagcagcaggactCGGAGCTTGCGGTTTTTGCTGAAGGAGCGTTTGGGGACGACGGCGATGCGGTTGTCGGACAGGTCGAGGAGCTCGGTGTGGGGGGGGACTCTGCCGGGCAGCTGGGTGAAGTTAGCCCGGGAGCAGATGGTGAACTTCAGACTTCCTTGACAGTCACAGCGCAGCTCGCACCAGCTGCCGCTGGA includes these proteins:
- the LOC122872334 gene encoding major facilitator superfamily domain-containing protein 6-A-like isoform X8 encodes the protein MPADDKVAILTDDEEEQKRKYVLAEPFNTLSMERQAAPSSGSPPEEPSASNPDSIDCCERMCLRVNGHLLVSKVFYFFFYAAYGSLHPLLAVYYKQLGMSASRSGLLVGIRYFIEFCSAPFWGVVADRFKKGKALLLFSVLCWLVFNCGIGFVKPAEMKCEEKGAAPPTAAAPPVITTLPRSTVWQPSNSTNHTRSRRSLLDLDSYVSVLHRRERSVDANTTSAPFKPANTTLPATTTASSTPTKPKEYQIIYNKDQVESIFLLILLVIIVGEFFSAPAVTIVDTVTLQYLGKARDRYGLQRMWGSLGWGLAMLLVGIWIDHTHINAKIDGVGCTMPDFRLHNYQIAFIVFGVLMGVAFIVATQFYFEKGGDYRHELPEGVSAVAVAEGPRPLPESSDQTPIGPDAAQEFSYSDLLKLLCSVRYSSVLFVAWFMGFGYGFVFTFLYWHLEDLKGTTTLFGVCSILSHVSELGTYFTSHKFIELVGHVRVLYIGLACNTARYLYISYLENAWIVLPMEVLQGVTHASVWAACISFLSAAVPPALRTSAQGILQGLYLGLGRGCGAMVGGVFVNYFGAAAAFRGIGMASLVILLMFSFIQCLTGKTEDNEDKMLAENIPVPSSPVPIATIDLVRSDNTLGSPAPARQAAVLPVKKTKHQEEQEDVTKPAWVLAGAPWVTIAFAIVQIREMMIVAKGGGPSPETQPLQMHRHLRPPTDAAVRRRGRAASVKKNGGQNYKNRTQVVRKLEFFFHLGITGYHTTCRAMGNGFVKFTVDQNLWMPEVNPFSGIRTKTGK
- the LOC122872334 gene encoding major facilitator superfamily domain-containing protein 6-A-like isoform X3, coding for MPADDKVAILTDDEEEQKRKYVLAEPFNTLSMERQAAPSSGSPPEEPSASNPDSIDCCERMCLRVNGHLLVSKVFYFFFYAAYGSLHPLLAVYYKQLGMSASRSGLLVGIRYFIEFCSAPFWGVVADRFKKGKALLLFSVLCWLVFNCGIGFVKPAEMKCEEKGAAPPTAAAPPVITTLPRSTVWQPSNSTNHTRSRRSLLDLDSYVSVLHRRERSVDANTTSAPFKPANTTLPATTTASSTPTKPKEYQIIYNKDQVESIFLLILLVIIVGEFFSAPAVTIVDTVTLQYLGKARDRYGLQRMWGSLGWGLAMLLVGIWIDHTHINAKIDGVGCTMPDFRLHNYQIAFIVFGVLMGVAFIVATQFYFEKGGDYRHELPEGVSAVAVAEGPRPLPESSDQTPIGPDAAQEFSYSDLLKLLCSVRYSSVLFVAWFMGFGYGFVFTFLYWHLEDLKGTTTLFGVCSILSHVSELGTYFTSHKFIELVGHVRVLYIGLACNTARYLYISYLENAWIVLPMEVLQGVTHASVWAACISFLSAAVPPALRTSAQGILQGLYLGLGRGCGAMVGGVFVNYFGAAAAFRGIGMASLVILLMFSFIQCLTGKTEDNEDKMLAENIPVPSSPVPIATIDLVRSDNTLGSPAPARQAAVLPVKKTKHQEEQEDVTKPAWVLAGAPWVTIAFAIVQIREMMIVAKGGGPSPETQPLQMHRHLRPPTDAAVRRRGRAASVKKNGGQNYKNRTQVVRKLEFFFHLGITGYHTTCRAMGNGFVKFTVDQNLWMPEVNPFSGIRTKTGKNRCGASSSSPIHLLFITSGVRVELMRSPLLIASRSSATTTTNVSTPTGSDQIRSEILY
- the LOC122872334 gene encoding major facilitator superfamily domain-containing protein 6-A-like isoform X14, which gives rise to MPADDKVAILTDDEEEQKRKYVLAEPFNTLSMERQAAPSSGSPPEEPSASNPDSIDCCERMCLRVNGHLLVSKVFYFFFYAAYGSLHPLLAVYYKQLGMSASRSGLLVGIRYFIEFCSAPFWGVVADRFKKGKALLLFSVLCWLVFNCGIGFVKPAEMKCEEKGAAPPTAAAPPVITTLPRSTVWQPSNSTNHTRSRRSLLDLDSYVSVLHRRERSVDANTTSAPFKPANTTLPATTTASSTPTKPKEYQIIYNKDQVESIFLLILLVIIVGEFFSAPAVTIVDTVTLQYLGKARDRYGLQRMWGSLGWGLAMLLVGIWIDHTHINAKIDGVGCTMPDFRLHNYQIAFIVFGVLMGVAFIVATQFYFEKGGDYRHELPEGVSAVAVAEGPRPLPESSDQTPIGPDAAQEFSYSDLLKLLCSVRYSSVLFVAWFMGFGYGFVFTFLYWHLEDLKGTTTLFGVCSILSHVSELGTYFTSHKFIELVGHVRVLYIGLACNTARYLYISYLENAWIVLPMEVLQGVTHASVWAACISFLSAAVPPALRTSAQGILQGLYLGLGRGCGAMVGGVFVNYFGAAAAFRGIGMASLVILLMFSFIQCLTGKTEDNEDKMLAENIPVPSSPVPIATIDLVRSDNTLGSPAPARQAAVLPVKKTKHQEEQEDVTKPAWVLAGAPWVTIAFAIVQIREMMIVAKGGGPSPETQPLQMHRHLRPPTDAAVRRRGRAASVKNFVKFTVDQNLWMPEVNPFSGIRTKTGK